From Desulfuromonas soudanensis, the proteins below share one genomic window:
- a CDS encoding acyl-CoA thioesterase, with translation MKEWPYRLEFQVRDYECDMQGVVNNAVYQNYLEHARHEYLKTLGLDFAEFTRQGINLVVVRAELDYKKSLSSGDSFCVELRVERVSPVRFAFLQQIRRLSDGALILSARIVGTALNRGGRPKLPPQIVAALESPCG, from the coding sequence ATGAAAGAATGGCCTTACCGTCTCGAATTTCAGGTCCGCGACTACGAGTGCGACATGCAGGGGGTGGTGAACAACGCCGTCTACCAGAACTATCTCGAACATGCCCGCCACGAGTATCTCAAGACCCTCGGACTCGATTTCGCCGAGTTCACCCGCCAGGGGATCAATCTGGTGGTGGTGCGGGCCGAGCTCGACTACAAAAAGTCGCTCTCCAGCGGCGACTCCTTCTGTGTCGAGCTGCGCGTGGAGAGGGTCTCGCCGGTGCGCTTCGCTTTCCTTCAACAGATCCGCCGTCTCTCCGACGGGGCATTGATCCTCAGTGCCCGCATCGTCGGCACCGCTCTCAACCGGGGCGGGCGCCCGAAGTTGCCGCCGCAGATCGTGGCGGCGCTGGAGTCTCCCTGCGGATAA